Part of the Panicum virgatum strain AP13 chromosome 4N, P.virgatum_v5, whole genome shotgun sequence genome is shown below.
ATGACCATCATTTATGTAAATAAACTTTCGAAGTTTGTACTCTGTATCTTTCATGTAAATAATTTTGGCTTAGCTCACCGTCTTTGCCAATTACAAGGGGTATATATTTGTTgaactctgaagtctgaaccctATGTCATTTTTCTCTTAGGCCTGAAATCCTCCGCACGATGGCTGCTGCACAATCTTCATCTTGGTCAGACCTCCGGCCAGAACTTCTGGACCTTGTCCTCAAGCGAGTCCCCTCCCTCGCTGACCGTGTTCGAGTGCGAGCAGTGTGCCGGTCATGGCGCAACAACGCTAAACTGCAACTCCTGCCTCCGCTTCCATGCTGTCCCTCCTTGATGGGACATTCCTCAGCTTTCCGGGTGGTGAAATTCACCGTATGCCGGTACCAGGTGATGCTCGTTACCATGGATCCTTCGACAATTGGCTCTTCCTCGTGCACAGTGATGGCAGGTGCTCGTTGATGAACCCTTTCTCCAAGACTACGCTACAGCTTCCTAAGTTGGCCACTATCTGGCCTTATGAAATGGGGAACCCTGCAGAACACCCAGTGTTCTTCAAGTTTGTTGGGCCATCCTCCCTGGACATGTCACCGGATTCCCTGTTAGCTGCAATGATCGTCGACAGTCCTCATCGCAGCAGGATCTGCATCTGCCAGCCCCCGGTTGCCACTGACAAACTGAGGAAGAACCATTGGGACCACATCGACGACGTcgcgttctttgatgggaagcTGTACGCCCTCATTTCCGGGAAGCTCATCGTCCTCGAGATTGTCGAGAAGCACAAACGCCAGCCGAAGATCTCATCCATCAAATGCGTGTCTGACAACGTTTGCAACTTAACCATTGCTGATTCATACGATGGGAGGTACTTCTGCCCCTCTTGGGAGTACCTGGTCGAATCTGCCGGTAGGCTGCTGCTTGTGGTCCGGAGGGTTGGCATCCTGCGCCCTCTGCTGCCGGAGCGCAACGCGTTGCAGCATGGGCGCACTCTCTCGTTCGAGGTGTTCGAGGTCGACCTGACCAGCAGCTCCTGCCGGCAATGGACGAGAGTGAGCTCTTTGGCAGGCCAGGCGCTCTTCATCGGCACGTACTCCAAGTCTGTCCCTGCAGCGGAATGTGGCGGTTTACCTCAGGAGGACTGCATCTACTTCACCTGCGACTACTCCAGAAGTTGCCGAGGTCCTCCTCCGGATCCTCTCCGTGACTCCGGTGTGTTCAACATGAGAACTCGGATGGTcacgccgctgctgccggaGACCACAGTGGTGCGGCGTGTTGCCCAGGGGTGCCCGACATGGTTTTTCCCTTCCGGAGCTGTGTGATCCGGATTCCATTCACCGTAGCATGTGCTTTGGCTTTGTTGTTTCAGGATTCTCGTGTGTGTGTACTTCTAGCTTGAAGCCTTGCTTGATCTGCTTAAGTTTATTTTGTTGCTTATATATATGGTGGTCACCATTAAGTTATTAATTGTAGTATTTTGTTGTCCATTCAGAATAAATTTCAACAAGCAAGTTTGTATGTACACACATattaagttcagtttgcattcTGGACGGGTTTAGCTCTACATAAAGTTCAGCTTTATCTGTGTGTTTTTTTAATGATTTTCTTCTTCATGTAAGCTCATCGACGATGGGGTTACAGCCATTCATTTGACCTGAATGCTTGCGTACTCTACTTTTACCTCATCATGTTAGAACTAACGGATCGACTAGAGGCAGACCAGTGGGTGGTTCTTCACTAACTTGGGTAAACAACATGAGTGTCTTTACATCTGaatgagagagagatagagggaAGAGTACAGACCAGACGCCGAAGAGCCGACCTCGAGGTTGTTGGCCATGGCGGAGTCGTGGGCGCGCCGGAGTAGTCTGAGGTCGAGGGCGATGGCGGCATGGCATAGCGGCGGTGACGTCGCGGTGCAGGGGTGGCGGCTTCCCGTCGCTTCAGCATCTCTCGCAGATTATATCACGGCTAGGGTTTTTCGGTGAGATTCTGGACGGCGATGAACCTCGTGTGCCGAGCCCCAAACCCCCACCAAGAACCGCCCCGAAGAATTTTGAACCCTGTGCAAAATCCTAGTTAAGGCCTAAACTTAAGTGCTGAAAATGAAACAATGACCATTCATACTATAAGTTCACAGCAACATAAGCTAAAACCAGAACTATACCATTGCTTGAATGTGTTGATAATTTTTACTCGAAAAAACATCATACGCATACATAATCTTCACTTGAAAAAAGCAACATTTTTGTAGTTTCCCTGGAAATTTGAACACTACATTAATAAAAGTAAATGATGCACTAATCAACATTCAATACCAAATAAAAaacatgaaagaaaagaaaatgcatGAGATGGCTTGGCCGCTTAAACTCGTTAGACGCCAAGAGCCAACATGGCCGAACAGGGTAGAAGGGCACAGGCTGGGCGTTGGTGATTGACGCTGCCGTCCTCAACTTGCTTGCCCTCACGCTACACTTGGACTTGGGAGCAGAGGGAGCTAAACAGTATTCGAAGAGCGGGAGCAGGGGAGCTGAACAGCATTGGAAGAGCAGGGTGCAGGGCGCCAGCGCCGCAAGGGAAGATGCGCGTGCGTCGACGGGGCCACAGGTTACTTGTGTACGCCAGTACTCTCTCCGTtttaaattataggtcgtttgatttttttcaaCTCTAAATTTGACtacttgtcttattcaaaaatttgtacaaaacatcacttctcttattgtggcttgctttattaatacaaattcttgaagaatggtttaaatttgactatatttgcacaaattttttgaataagacgagtagtCAAACTTGGtattaaaaaagtcaaacgatctataatttgaaacggatggaGTATGTAATAGCCGATGGGCAGATTGGGAAACAAAACGTAGAGCAAGAAATCGTCGGATGAGTGGCCGATCTAATGCAGTTTGAGGATGATTAACCTGAGCATATAACTATTGTGTAATAGTTGGGCTTAATTTAGGGGCCCTAGCACGTGGGGCCCTGTGCAGTGGCACCGCTCGCACGTGCCTCGGGACGGCTCTAGCCCACCTCTTATTTATGGTGATGCGTGACGAGAGCCCACTAGCTATGAGTTAGTTGGACGCTCCAATCAGGACCTTGTATCAAGGTTGAGTCGGGCCTTGAGGTCAACCTAACACATGATGGTTATTGTAACCATATTTTGTGGTTCTCCTACATTTCTATATGCATGATGCTATCTATTCACGGTGCTACAGTGAGATCATTAACCAAAACGGGTGGCTATTGAGTTTTAATCTGATCCTTTTTCTCATGGTTGGTATCATCTTATTCTGACAAGTGTTACCGCAATATAGTACATCATCTCTGGTGGAGGAGTTCGCTGGCATGGGCCCACTGCTTGCGCGACAGCGTATGGGCCCCCATAGCACGCTGCCACGGCCCACTACACTCAAAAGCCCTTGCGTGACCGCGTGAGACGGCACGACGCGGCCCGTAGATCGCTGTCTCGTGGTCTCGACCGTATCTTGGATCGACCTCTACTAAAATCGTCAATGGattctcaagaaaaaaaaaagggaaaacctAGATCCTCAGAGATAGAAATCGCATCGTTTCCTCGTCGCCGCCTGCGTCTTCCTTCTTGCGATGCCTATATGCCTTGCTTAATTACCTGAAGCAGAGAGAGTACCATTGCACAGTTGCACGGTTCAGAGTAATCTTTGTGCCTCCCAATGGCGTCGACGACGACCAAGCGCGCTTCCTCGGCCTGGGCGGACCTGCCGCCGGACCTCCTGGGCCTCGTCCTGCGGCGCCTGCACTCCCTCGCCGATCGCGCCCGCGTCGGCGCCGTCTGCCGGCCGTGGCGCTCCGGCGCTCGCCTGCACCGGGACAACCTGTCCCCGGCGATGCCCTGGGtcgcgctcggcggcgcggcctacGTCGACGTCGTCAACGGCGACGCCGCGCGCAGGCTGAGCCTTTGTGTCCCCGAGAAGGCCCGCTGCCGCGGCTCGGACGGCCACCTCCTCTTCCTCacgcgcgccgccaccggcgcgtGCTTCCTGGCGGACCCCTTCTCCGGGGCCGTGCTCCCCGTCGCCGACCTCGCCTCCTTCATCAAGGAGCTGACCCGCGGGGAGATGTTCTCGCGCAGCTTCGGCCTCAGCCTCAGCGTGCGCGTCCACAAGGTGGTGCTGCTCTGGCCTCCCCGCCATGGCTCCTCGTCGGTGCCCGTGGTCGCCGCGATGGTGAAGAACAGGGCCAGCCAGTACAATACGAGTATACGACCGTCTTCGTCTGCAGGGCGGGGACGGACACGGGCGTAGGCAATGAGAGCTACGGCGCCATGGCGGTGGACCTCCCGCTCGTCAAGGACGTGGCGTTCTTCCATGGAGACCTCTACGCCCTCTCGACGCGTGACGAGCTCCTCGCCGTCCAGTTCTGCGAGGACCCCCGCGGCAACCCGGTGATCACCGCCGTCAAGTACGTGATCAAGAGCCCGGACGACGGAGATGCCGTACGCGCACGACGGGATCCGCCCCGCCAGCGATGTGCGTCTCGTCCAATCCGGCGACCAACTGCTGATGCTGAGACGGTGGGTcatcgacgacggcggcgacagCACCAGCGTCTTCGATGTCTACGAGGCAGATTTTGGCGCCAGCCGGTGCCGGTGGAAGCCGGTGAGCGGCCGCGCGCTCTTCCTGGGGCGGTGCTGCTCCAAGTCCGTCCCTGTCGGCGATGGCCATTTCGGCGCCGAGGAAGACTGCATCTACTTCGTGCGCCACGCCGGCGACTCTGGCATCTACGACATGGAGTGCTGCAGGGTGAGGCCGCTGGTGCCGGACACCAAGGTTCTCCGGCGACACGGGCGGTCGTGGAACCCGACGTGGGTTTTCCCTGACCAGTCCATAATTGAGGCCCATTATTATCTGATGAAGGAGTCATTGGCGCAGGGTGCTGTGTAAATGTGTAAATATTCTGCTTTGGATGTCCTAATGATCCAAATATGTGCACAACGTGTCCTTGAAAAACTAATTTGTAACTTAAAAGTTTGCAATTTTAACTTCTATCAAAATAACAAGGCCAATTATGGTGTATAGAAGTTTGCGTGCCTATCGAATAATATAGGCACGCAAACTTCTTAAAAgacatttacattttttttcatgAACTTTCACCACTTATGGTGCATTATTATTGTTTTCACTATATATGCACCCTATATAAAAGCTAGATATTGTACatgtagattttttttaaaaggaacggacaagagttttgccgttatcctattaatatttttttttgaacgaacgttATCCTATTAATATAGGAGAGCTGTCCGTGTGGATGACGATTCCTGCGATCTGATGCCACATGATAGTGCTAGTATTTGGTTGGATGCTACAGTCATATACGAAATTCTCCCGATAGGCACTTGTGTACATGCAATTGTTGTGCGGAGCATCAAGCTTGCTGAGATTGCTGGATGAATCCCGTATGAATGAGCGCAAGATGAGGAAAATATTAAGTGACTAAGGCAGTGAGTGAACTTTACAAATGATATCCTTCTAAATTGTTGTCATCTTTTGGAAACATTTGTGATTGGCGACACAAATATCTGCGCTTGTGGCTATTCATTCTTGAATCCAAACCTTTCTATCAACAGACAGAAGTCGCTGCCTCCAAGTAACTATAGGTGCAATATGTCGAGGCCTCACGCTTTCAATTCGTGCCATCAGGTAGCTCTGTCAGATTTTTTTTAGTAATAACCTATCCATTATAGCTATTTTTTCAATTATGTGCTCACACTTATagataattttttcttaaatagTAGGCGACATGTCTGTCAACAGCAAGACATCTGCGATTTCAATAATCTTAACACGTCTGTCAACCGGTAGGCTGTACATTTCTTTAAAAAATAAGGGTGCATATGTGTTTTTAAGTGCAGGTACTACATTTATTTCGAAATAATCATGTCATCAGTTGTCAGATAACAGCTGCGTGTCACAACGAAATGGATCATTACGAACTTCATTTCATAGCCTACAGTACTAGGAACAGATGCAGTAACATTATGAAACGACGTGCATAGTCAGGGTTCCCGTCGGTACAGCTTGGACGACGCCTTCAATTCCAACCGCGAGCTGCATCGACGTGGACGCATTGTACCATGTATATCCCCGTCGTTctaaattattagttattttaatttttatagattGATAAATTTTAATATACATCAAGACATAAATGTATGTAGATGCATAGCGAAGtctataaatttgaaaaaaCCAAAACGACTGTTAATTCGGAACGGAGGGAATACTATGCTAACTCGCATATAAATATCTTGACAGGCCAGTATGTCGGCCACGGGTGCAGTGCGGACGAGCGTAAAGACCTAGTAGCATGGCGTCCATGGCAGCGCTGCTGGCCCTGTTCCCTCGCGGCGTTCGCAATGAGCGGCGGCGTCCAGGCACAGCCGCTTTTGCCGGCGGTCATCTCCTTCGGCGACTCGACCGTCGACGTCGGCAACAACAACTACCTCCCCCGCGCGGTGTTCAAGGCCAACTACGCGCCGTACGGGGAGAGCTTCGCAGGCCACGAGCCCACCGGCCGGTTCTCCGACGGCAAGATCGTCACCGACATCACCGGTCGATTGCTAGGCACTACCGCCACACGTGTGCATGCTCCGGCGACCGTGACGAGCGACTGACGCCGACCGTGTGTGGTTGCAGCTGACACGCTGGGCTTCGAGAGCTACGCGCCGCCGTACCTCAGCCCGCAGGCGTCGGGGAAGAACCTGCTCATCGGCGCCAACTTCGCCTCGGCGGCGTCCAGCTACCACGACGACACGGCGGCCATGTATGTAAGTACCACAAGCTCAGCTCTCCATGTCAGCATGTTGCTACATATACAGTAAAAGGCTTTGGGTCAGTACAACAGCCATCTTTAGCAGCACAAGATTTTGCATGATGAAACTATGTGACAACTGACAACAAGTACTTCTGCTACTGCTCGTGCACACGTGCAGGACGCGATCACGCTGACCCAGCAGCTCGAGTACTACAAGGAGTACCAGTCCAAGCTGACCGCGGTGGCCGGGCGCGGCACGGCGCGCTCCATCCTCTCCGGCGCGCTGTACGTCGTCAGCACCGGCACCGGCGACTTCCTCCAGAACTACTACCACAACGCCTCCCTGTCCCGCCGCTACAACGTCCCCCGGTACTGCGACCTCCTCATCGGCATCTTCTCCGACTTGGCCGAGAAGTTGTATAAGCTGGGGGCGCGGCGGATCGGCGTCACGTCCATGCCGCCACTGGGGTGCTTCCCGGCGTCCATCAGGCTGTACGGCAAGGGCCGCAGCGCGTGCGTGGCTAGGCTCAACCGCGACGCCGACACCTTCAACAGGAAGCTGAACGCCACCGTCAAGGTGCTCAAGGGGCGGCACGCCGACCTCAAGATAGCCATCTTCGATATCTACACGCCCCTCCGGAAGCTTGCCGAAGCGCCGGTGGAGCAAGGTACTCGTGCTGAAtcagagcaaaaaaaaaaacgatgTCAAGATTCCCACATGTGCTGGACCTGATAATTAACCATATACGATTGTGCCTTATTCTTAGGCTTCGCTAACGCGAGGGGGACGTGCTGCCGGACGGGCACGGCGAAGACGAGGGTGTACCTCTGCAACCCCACGACAGCCGGGACGTGCCGGAACGCCAGCAGCTACGTTTTCTTCGATGGCGTCCACCCGTCGGAGGCTGCCAACGTCTTTATGGCGGAGTCCATGGTCGAAGCCGGCATCGACCTGGTCACCTAGTAATGGCGTCAATAAACAAGAGCGCTATATAGCAGCTGCAGGTGCTGCAAAACAAGGCAGGCCATATCCATGCATGTGTTGCTGCTTATCGGTTTCCTGTTCCGTCCGGGAAAAAACTGCAGTATACTGTTAATCTGTTAAATAGCCTGTGCGGTTGCCCGATCACTTTAGTAATATTGTTATATACATTACATGTTTTCCGATCAGTGGCGGAGCTGGGATTCAAATTGAGGGGGGGctcattttcctttcttcttcctccctccttcctttttcttcttcttcctcctcctttcttcttcctcttcttcactcATGCTTGAAAAAtgttggggggagggggggggctTTGGGGGCTCCATGGgagtaggggggctggagcaccCCCTGGCTCGGCCACTGTTTCcgatatactccctccttcctcgtttATAAGGCACGGTGGAACATGGCACGGTCTTCCAAACgatactttgaccatttatttgtcatatattatatcatttataattataaatttataatcattgtaaactatatttgatgacgaatccaatcatataaaatttatattataaaattaaaaattaatagttaaattattggtcaaagatataaatgtttgaatcttgatatgcgtgtgtgccttataaacggggaaggagggagtatataagTTTGTATATGTGTTATAAAAAAAAAGGCATTGACTGGTGGCGTGGCCTAAGGATCGTACTCCCTCAATTTTCTTTTCTTAAAAAAACATATTCCAGTTTGTTAGAATGATGA
Proteins encoded:
- the LOC120671492 gene encoding uncharacterized protein LOC120671492, whose protein sequence is MLSLLDGTFLSFPGGEIHRMPVPGDARYHGSFDNWLFLVHSDGRCSLMNPFSKTTLQLPKLATIWPYEMGNPAEHPVFFKFVGPSSLDMSPDSLLAAMIVDSPHRSRICICQPPVATDKLRKNHWDHIDDVAFFDGKLYALISGKLIVLEIVEKHKRQPKISSIKCVSDNVCNLTIADSYDGRYFCPSWEYLVESAGRLLLVVRRVGILRPLLPERNALQHGRTLSFEVFEVDLTSSSCRQWTRVSSLAGQALFIGTYSKSVPAAECGGLPQEDCIYFTCDYSRSCRGPPPDPLRDSGVFNMRTRMVTPLLPETTVVRRVAQGCPTWFFPSGAV
- the LOC120670723 gene encoding uncharacterized protein LOC120670723, with translation MASTTTKRASSAWADLPPDLLGLVLRRLHSLADRARVGAVCRPWRSGARLHRDNLSPAMPWVALGGAAYVDVVNGDAARRLSLCVPEKARCRGSDGHLLFLTRAATGACFLADPFSGAVLPVADLASFIKELTRGEMFSRSFGLSLSVRVHKVVLLWPPRHGSSSVPVVAAMVKNRASQYNTSIRPSSSAGRGRTRA
- the LOC120670725 gene encoding GDSL esterase/lipase APG-like, with the translated sequence MSGGVQAQPLLPAVISFGDSTVDVGNNNYLPRAVFKANYAPYGESFAGHEPTGRFSDGKIVTDITADTLGFESYAPPYLSPQASGKNLLIGANFASAASSYHDDTAAMYDAITLTQQLEYYKEYQSKLTAVAGRGTARSILSGALYVVSTGTGDFLQNYYHNASLSRRYNVPRYCDLLIGIFSDLAEKLYKLGARRIGVTSMPPLGCFPASIRLYGKGRSACVARLNRDADTFNRKLNATVKVLKGRHADLKIAIFDIYTPLRKLAEAPVEQGFANARGTCCRTGTAKTRVYLCNPTTAGTCRNASSYVFFDGVHPSEAANVFMAESMVEAGIDLVT